CCCGCCATTCGCCACCTCAAGGAGCCCCACCATGCAGACCCTCTCCCAGCGCTTCTCAACGATCATTCAGGCCGCCGCCCGCGTGGATCGCCGCGGCATGACCCTGGTGGAGCTGATGATCGTCGTGGCGATCGTCGGCGTGCTCGCTGCCATCGGCGGCATGAGCTACTCCAAATACATTCGCCAGGGCAAAGTCACCCAGCTCAAGCAATACGCCATGGATGTGGCCCGCGGCCAGGAGCAGTTCCGCGCGCGCAACAACCGCTACTACCAGCCCGACTCCGACTATGCCTGGGATATGGCCGACGCCGACCGTCCGGAGTGGAACAACCTGCTGGAGTTCAACTCCAACGTCGCCCAGGGCATCACCATTATCGTGGAGGCCGACATCGGTGGGAACTGCACCATCTGCCCGGCCGGAGCCGAGCCTCAAGGGGTTGGCGCCGATAACAACCCCTGGTTCGCCGTGCTCGTCACCCAGGAAGAACTGGGTGGCGACGCCTACCAGGCCTTCTTCACGAACGACATGCCCGCTCCGATGGAGTTGATTCCCTGATGACCCGCTGTGGCATGGGTGACAAAAATTGTC
This DNA window, taken from Lujinxingia sediminis, encodes the following:
- a CDS encoding type IV pilin protein, with product MQTLSQRFSTIIQAAARVDRRGMTLVELMIVVAIVGVLAAIGGMSYSKYIRQGKVTQLKQYAMDVARGQEQFRARNNRYYQPDSDYAWDMADADRPEWNNLLEFNSNVAQGITIIVEADIGGNCTICPAGAEPQGVGADNNPWFAVLVTQEELGGDAYQAFFTNDMPAPMELIP